From Bufo gargarizans isolate SCDJY-AF-19 chromosome 10, ASM1485885v1, whole genome shotgun sequence, the proteins below share one genomic window:
- the MRPL23 gene encoding 39S ribosomal protein L23, mitochondrial isoform X1 produces the protein MSPDLSCSRVMGASGYPLYQLGNPQLRVFRTNFFMTLVRPGKPQPPDTVQFRIPMEMTKFDVQNYLQRIYNVPVAAVRTRIQYGNNRKKNHLNQRVKVPDYKVAYVQLGQGQTFQFPDLFPEKDTSVESGSFEELQDEFMENEKQRQLKDPRRGGLNDWFGL, from the exons ATATCCCCTTTATCAGCTCGGAAATCCACAGCTACGCGTTTTCAGGACCAACTTCTTTATGACTCTGGTGAGACCTGGTAAACCGCAACCCCCAGACACTGTACAGTTCCGTATACCTATGGA GATGACAAAGTTCGACGTCCAGAACTATCTGCAGCGGATATACAACGTGCCTGTCGCTGCTGTCCGAACTCGCATCCAGTATG GTAACAACCGGAAAAAGAATCATCTAAACCAAAGAGTGAAAGTCCCTGACTACAAGGTAGCCTACGTCCAGCTG GGCCAGGGACAAACCTTCCAGTTCCCGGATCTCTTTCCAGAAAAGGATACCTCCGTAGAATCTGGCTCCTTTGAAGAACTGCAAGATGAATTTATGGAGAATGAAAAGCAGCGCCAGCTGAAAGACCCGCGTAGGGGTGGGCTCAACGACTGGTTTGGACTTTGA
- the MRPL23 gene encoding 39S ribosomal protein L23, mitochondrial isoform X2 gives MASKVIYPLYQLGNPQLRVFRTNFFMTLVRPGKPQPPDTVQFRIPMEMTKFDVQNYLQRIYNVPVAAVRTRIQYGNNRKKNHLNQRVKVPDYKVAYVQLGQGQTFQFPDLFPEKDTSVESGSFEELQDEFMENEKQRQLKDPRRGGLNDWFGL, from the exons ATATCCCCTTTATCAGCTCGGAAATCCACAGCTACGCGTTTTCAGGACCAACTTCTTTATGACTCTGGTGAGACCTGGTAAACCGCAACCCCCAGACACTGTACAGTTCCGTATACCTATGGA GATGACAAAGTTCGACGTCCAGAACTATCTGCAGCGGATATACAACGTGCCTGTCGCTGCTGTCCGAACTCGCATCCAGTATG GTAACAACCGGAAAAAGAATCATCTAAACCAAAGAGTGAAAGTCCCTGACTACAAGGTAGCCTACGTCCAGCTG GGCCAGGGACAAACCTTCCAGTTCCCGGATCTCTTTCCAGAAAAGGATACCTCCGTAGAATCTGGCTCCTTTGAAGAACTGCAAGATGAATTTATGGAGAATGAAAAGCAGCGCCAGCTGAAAGACCCGCGTAGGGGTGGGCTCAACGACTGGTTTGGACTTTGA
- the MRPL23 gene encoding 39S ribosomal protein L23, mitochondrial isoform X3, with translation MTLVRPGKPQPPDTVQFRIPMEMTKFDVQNYLQRIYNVPVAAVRTRIQYGNNRKKNHLNQRVKVPDYKVAYVQLGQGQTFQFPDLFPEKDTSVESGSFEELQDEFMENEKQRQLKDPRRGGLNDWFGL, from the exons ATGACTCTGGTGAGACCTGGTAAACCGCAACCCCCAGACACTGTACAGTTCCGTATACCTATGGA GATGACAAAGTTCGACGTCCAGAACTATCTGCAGCGGATATACAACGTGCCTGTCGCTGCTGTCCGAACTCGCATCCAGTATG GTAACAACCGGAAAAAGAATCATCTAAACCAAAGAGTGAAAGTCCCTGACTACAAGGTAGCCTACGTCCAGCTG GGCCAGGGACAAACCTTCCAGTTCCCGGATCTCTTTCCAGAAAAGGATACCTCCGTAGAATCTGGCTCCTTTGAAGAACTGCAAGATGAATTTATGGAGAATGAAAAGCAGCGCCAGCTGAAAGACCCGCGTAGGGGTGGGCTCAACGACTGGTTTGGACTTTGA